One genomic window of Spirochaetae bacterium HGW-Spirochaetae-1 includes the following:
- the nhaC gene encoding Na+/H+ antiporter NhaC encodes MISGRKPSLVVSLIPVIFLIATLTITVIIFGDKATSGPVQSVLMLAAAFAAVFALTHGIKWHDLEEHVLGTMADVMQPILILLLIGALIGVWILSGIVPAIIVWGLKLLSPSIFLFTACIISSVVSMATGSSWSTAGTIGVALVGIGQAMDMNLGMTAGAIVSGAYFGDKLSPFSETTNLAASMAETPLFVHIRHMIWTTTPALIIALILYLILGFTQSHASYTPEKIKIITDIINSKFDTSVYMLLPPVITIGIMVKRFPAIPSIIIGIALGIIFALIFQPQVVSEMAGKSDLPIGMASLKTCLDTAATGFRSSTGMEIVDNLLNKGGMAAMLNTIWLILSAMFFAGVMDGSGMMGSIADGILKGIRGSGNLVAATLGTAVLVNILAAEQYLSIVITGRMYKEAYDKQGLHRKNLSRALEDAGTLTSPLVPWNTCGAFMATTLGVATYLYLPFAFLNIITPLVSLVYAYTGFTIEHVKKAGE; translated from the coding sequence ATAATTTCAGGGAGAAAACCGTCTCTGGTCGTATCGCTCATTCCCGTCATTTTTCTCATCGCAACGCTGACAATAACGGTTATAATATTCGGGGATAAAGCCACCTCGGGACCTGTTCAGTCCGTACTGATGCTTGCCGCTGCTTTCGCTGCCGTATTCGCCCTGACTCACGGTATCAAATGGCATGATTTGGAGGAACACGTACTCGGGACCATGGCCGATGTCATGCAGCCCATTCTGATACTGCTGCTTATCGGTGCCCTGATCGGAGTCTGGATTCTTTCCGGAATTGTTCCTGCCATAATAGTCTGGGGTCTAAAGCTGCTCAGCCCATCTATTTTCCTTTTTACGGCCTGTATTATATCCTCGGTTGTTTCCATGGCCACAGGCAGCTCCTGGTCTACGGCCGGAACCATTGGCGTGGCCCTTGTCGGTATTGGTCAGGCCATGGATATGAATCTGGGCATGACGGCCGGGGCAATTGTTTCCGGGGCTTACTTCGGGGATAAGCTTTCTCCTTTTTCCGAGACCACAAACCTGGCGGCTTCCATGGCGGAAACGCCGCTCTTTGTTCATATCCGCCATATGATCTGGACCACGACCCCGGCACTTATTATTGCTCTGATTCTGTACCTTATACTGGGTTTTACCCAGTCTCATGCCTCCTATACACCGGAAAAAATTAAAATAATCACCGATATTATTAATTCAAAATTTGATACTTCCGTTTACATGCTGCTTCCGCCCGTTATAACAATCGGTATAATGGTGAAACGATTCCCCGCCATACCATCAATTATTATCGGTATAGCTCTGGGGATTATTTTCGCCCTTATATTTCAGCCCCAGGTAGTATCCGAGATGGCTGGAAAATCAGATCTTCCCATTGGCATGGCTTCCCTGAAGACATGCCTCGATACGGCAGCCACGGGCTTCAGGTCTTCCACGGGAATGGAAATCGTGGATAATCTTCTCAACAAGGGCGGCATGGCGGCCATGCTTAATACAATATGGCTCATCCTTTCGGCAATGTTTTTTGCCGGAGTCATGGATGGCAGCGGCATGATGGGGAGTATCGCCGATGGTATACTTAAAGGTATCAGGGGTTCAGGAAACCTGGTAGCTGCCACCCTGGGCACAGCCGTTCTCGTTAACATTCTTGCGGCGGAACAGTATCTTTCCATCGTCATCACGGGAAGGATGTACAAGGAGGCTTACGATAAACAGGGCCTGCACCGGAAGAACCTGTCGCGCGCACTGGAGGATGCCGGTACGCTCACATCTCCCCTGGTTCCCTGGAATACCTGCGGCGCTTTCATGGCCACTACCCTGGGAGTGGCCACCTACCTCTATCTGCCTTTTGCCTTTCTCAATATCATAACGCCCCTGGTTTCCCTCGTCTATGCCTACACGGGATTTACTATTGAGCATGTGAAGAAAGCCGGAGAATAA
- a CDS encoding site-specific tyrosine recombinase XerD, with translation MLNEIDQFMSYLQYERNVSDNTIEAYNRDLIGLYKFLCGDYERHATWQYEVKVTVHDDDILIETISKDDLTSYLEFIFDSGLKRSSIERKIAAVKTFFKFLYNRDIIARNPAGRIIYPKKGKRLPRFLHLKEVNNILKFEDVTFIDFRDRALLETFYSTGSRVAELAAARITDIDMESGRLKVYGKGREERFVFITEETLQTIDRYLKERIKKFRVLSEPLFVNNRGGGITERGIFGIVVKRARAAGMLERVTPHTYRHSFATEMLNQGADLRAVQEMLGHRSLSSTQVYTHTTKERLKRVYDQTHPHALLHKNKKKSD, from the coding sequence ATGCTCAATGAGATTGATCAATTCATGTCCTATCTTCAATATGAGCGGAACGTCTCGGACAATACCATCGAGGCATACAATCGTGATCTGATCGGATTATATAAATTTTTATGCGGTGATTACGAGCGTCATGCGACCTGGCAGTACGAGGTGAAGGTAACGGTTCATGATGATGATATTCTCATTGAGACAATCAGCAAGGATGATTTGACCAGCTACCTGGAATTTATTTTTGACAGCGGATTGAAGCGTTCCAGTATCGAAAGGAAAATTGCCGCAGTAAAAACCTTCTTTAAATTTCTTTATAACCGTGATATAATTGCCAGGAATCCCGCCGGAAGGATTATTTATCCCAAAAAGGGGAAGCGGCTTCCCCGCTTCCTGCATCTGAAGGAAGTCAACAATATCCTCAAATTTGAGGATGTAACCTTTATTGATTTCAGGGACAGGGCGCTGCTGGAAACCTTTTATTCCACCGGCTCGAGGGTCGCTGAACTGGCCGCGGCCCGAATCACCGATATTGATATGGAGTCGGGCCGGCTCAAGGTTTACGGCAAGGGGAGGGAGGAACGATTCGTTTTCATTACGGAAGAAACACTGCAGACCATTGATAGATATTTAAAGGAAAGAATTAAAAAATTTCGGGTCCTCTCGGAACCACTTTTTGTCAATAACCGGGGAGGAGGGATTACGGAGAGAGGAATTTTCGGCATTGTCGTCAAAAGGGCCCGGGCGGCCGGGATGCTGGAACGCGTTACGCCCCACACCTACCGGCACAGCTTTGCCACGGAAATGCTCAACCAGGGCGCTGATTTGCGGGCTGTACAGGAGATGCTGGGACATCGAAGCCTTTCCTCAACCCAGGTATATACTCATACAACGAAAGAACGGCTGAAAAGGGTATATGATCAAACACATCCCCACGCCCTGCTGCATAAAAATAAAAAGAAAAGTGACTAG
- a CDS encoding TIGR01212 family radical SAM protein gives MKTKSKTFNPGSWSGKPYNFFGDYLWNKYKCRILKLPINAGLSCPNRDGTLSSEGCIFCSDDGSASPTTSGTTDIERQMTFARDNFRRSDSATRYLAYFQAFTNTYAETATLRKLYDTAIAFPGVTGLMIGTRPDVLDDQVIELIASYRKPQFELWVEIGMQTMHDRSLIFLNRGHDHERTRDAVTRAARSDIPVCAHIILGIPGESWNDMMETAREMASLPVCGVKFHHLHVIKGSALELLYNRGEVPMLTIKEYTSTLCDFIERLRPDILIHRLAGDRNEESLVAPLWGLHKGTVQKTILDEFSRRGTYQGFLHEDLSLD, from the coding sequence GTGAAAACAAAATCAAAGACCTTTAACCCCGGTTCCTGGTCCGGAAAACCCTATAATTTTTTCGGCGATTACCTGTGGAATAAATACAAGTGCAGGATACTTAAACTCCCCATAAATGCCGGGCTCTCCTGCCCCAACCGGGACGGCACCCTGAGCAGCGAAGGATGTATTTTCTGCTCCGACGACGGGTCCGCTTCACCCACAACCAGTGGAACTACCGATATCGAGCGACAAATGACCTTTGCACGGGACAACTTCAGACGCTCCGACAGCGCCACCAGGTATCTGGCCTATTTCCAGGCTTTTACCAACACCTATGCGGAAACAGCCACACTCAGAAAATTATATGATACGGCAATTGCATTCCCAGGGGTTACGGGCCTCATGATAGGGACCAGGCCCGATGTTCTTGATGACCAGGTCATAGAGCTCATCGCGTCGTACCGAAAACCGCAGTTCGAGCTATGGGTAGAGATCGGCATGCAGACCATGCACGACAGGAGTCTTATCTTTCTCAACAGGGGACATGACCATGAAAGAACTAGAGATGCAGTCACGAGAGCAGCAAGGAGTGATATTCCTGTCTGCGCGCATATTATCCTGGGCATTCCCGGTGAATCCTGGAATGATATGATGGAAACAGCCCGGGAGATGGCATCACTTCCCGTATGTGGAGTAAAATTTCATCACCTCCATGTGATCAAGGGCTCAGCATTGGAGCTTCTGTATAACCGGGGAGAAGTCCCCATGCTCACCATCAAAGAATATACATCTACGCTCTGTGATTTCATAGAACGGCTTAGGCCCGATATCCTCATCCACCGCCTGGCAGGCGACAGAAATGAAGAATCTCTTGTGGCTCCGCTGTGGGGGCTGCATAAAGGTACGGTTCAGAAAACGATTCTCGATGAATTTTCCCGGAGGGGAACATACCAGGGATTTCTTCATGAAGACCTTTCCCTCGATTAG
- a CDS encoding tRNA 2-thiouridine(34) synthase MnmA — MKIAVAMSGGIDSTIAAILLREMGHDIIGITANFKTGIPADRNNPFFSEKSIEDSRAIAKQFDFPHFVKEISDDFYHLVIDPFCREYMNGRTPNPCTHCNPLIKFKNLLEYALTLGCEKIATGHYSQIKISGKGRYFISRGKDPVKDQSYFLYRLSQYTLERVLFPLGDFLKSEVRDMALKRNLSIAHGPESQEICFIPDNNYSEFIGKMMGTEPPPGNIVDREGNILGRHKGIHNYTIGQRRGLGIAAPHPLYVIRINAGDNTITAGFSEELETEGLVAGDINYMKATSMDDIDILVKTRSTQQPVPAHLIQDGERVRATFVEKQKGISPGQAAVFYDNDGGVLGGGIIEKGFNAG; from the coding sequence ATGAAAATCGCAGTCGCCATGAGCGGTGGTATTGATTCAACCATCGCCGCCATTCTGCTCCGGGAAATGGGCCATGATATCATCGGCATAACGGCGAACTTTAAAACAGGAATTCCCGCCGACAGGAACAATCCTTTTTTTTCAGAAAAAAGCATCGAGGATTCCCGTGCAATAGCGAAACAGTTCGATTTTCCCCATTTTGTTAAAGAGATAAGCGATGATTTTTATCACCTGGTCATTGATCCCTTTTGCCGTGAGTACATGAACGGCAGGACTCCCAATCCCTGCACACACTGCAATCCCCTTATTAAATTCAAAAACCTCCTGGAGTATGCTCTGACCCTGGGATGTGAAAAAATCGCCACGGGCCACTATTCTCAGATAAAGATATCCGGCAAGGGAAGATATTTCATCTCACGGGGGAAGGACCCGGTGAAGGACCAGTCTTATTTTCTATACCGGCTTTCACAGTACACGCTGGAGCGCGTCCTCTTTCCCCTGGGTGATTTTCTTAAAAGCGAAGTCCGTGATATGGCACTCAAGCGCAACCTCTCCATTGCCCACGGCCCTGAAAGCCAGGAGATATGTTTCATCCCCGACAACAACTATTCTGAATTCATCGGCAAGATGATGGGGACAGAGCCTCCTCCGGGAAATATCGTAGACAGAGAGGGAAATATCCTGGGAAGGCATAAAGGAATTCACAACTATACCATTGGCCAGCGTCGCGGCCTGGGAATAGCAGCGCCACACCCCCTCTATGTTATCAGGATAAATGCCGGCGACAACACAATCACTGCGGGTTTCAGCGAAGAACTGGAAACAGAGGGCCTTGTGGCCGGCGATATCAATTACATGAAAGCAACAAGCATGGACGACATTGATATCCTGGTTAAAACACGCTCAACGCAGCAGCCCGTCCCTGCTCATCTGATTCAGGACGGTGAACGTGTAAGAGCAACTTTCGTGGAAAAACAGAAGGGAATATCCCCGGGACAGGCCGCCGTTTTTTATGATAACGACGGCGGCGTTTTGGGTGGCGGTATCATTGAAAAGGGATTTAATGCGGGATAG